The Victivallis lenta region CTCGCGAGGGACTGAAGCTGCTCGATGTCATCCACGATACGCCGAACTGGAACAAATATCCGGTCAAGCTCAGGGAGGACCGGGTCGGCGACAAAATCGCCGGGCGTTACTACATGCACGGGAACAACCTTTATCCGCCGGACCTGATTGCGGCCGCAGCCGGGTTCGACGCCGTCACCCGCCGTTTTCAACCTGCGGAGAAGGCGGTCGAGGTCTGGAACGAGCCGAGTTCTCCCACCTTCGACAACTCGTTCCCGGTCGAATTCGTCAGCGCGTTGACCAAGGCGGTTTCCGTGCGGTTCAGTCTGACTGGAAATCCGACGGCGGTGACCGGCATCGTCTACTCCGGACCGCCGGTCCAGAATTACGGGCTCTACATCGCAAACGGCCTGCTCGACTATGTCGATGCGGTGAGCTACCACGATTACCAGCCGGCCGACACGCTGGAGGACGGCGTCTTCCGCCTCCGGGAGATCGAGCGCGAGAGCGGGACCGCCCGCTGCGGCATCCCGTACTGGATCACCGAGGCCGGTATGCCGTGGGCGAACCGCGAACTCCGGGCGGCTCCGGCCGACGACCGGCGCAGCGCATCGGAGATCGCAGGGAAGGCGATCGAATTCCGCGCGCTCGGTATTCAGCGCTATTTCGCCTTCATCATCAAATATTACAGCGAACTGCATAAGAATTTCGGCATGCTGGACGCGAACGGCGCGCCGATGCGTTCGATGGCGGCCTACACCCATCTGGTCAGGGTGCTCTCCCATAAAGAGTATCTGGGCGACTTCCGGCTGCCGGGGGCCGTCCGCAGCCGGGTGTTCGGCGATGAAAACGGGAAGGTGGCCTGCCTTTATGTGCCGCTCCGCCCGGCTGCTCCGGAAAAAGAGCTGGTGCTGCCGGAAGGAGTTGAGCTGCTCCGGGCCGAAGGGGCCGACGGGCGGCCGCTCGCCGTCGAAAACGGCCGGATTCCGGTCGGCGGCGACGGTGTGGTCTACCTCTATTTCGCCGACCTGCCGGAACGGCTGCTCGACCGGAATACCCGGGCGATGCCGCTTTACCGGGCGGCCCGCGACTACCGCCCGGCTCCCCGCTGCCGCAAACCGGTGGTGATCCAGCCGGATTACGATCTCGGGGAAACCTTTTACAGCGGAACCGGCATCCGGTTCGGTGCGGACGGGACGTTCCGCTGCCGGGTCCGGTACAACAACCTCTCCGGCCGGCCGGTCACCGTCGAGCCCGGCATCGAGCTGCCCCGCGGCATCGTCGCTCCGGATTTCCCCGCCGCCGCCTTCGAACTCGGACCGAACGGCAGCCGCATGCTGGAATTTACCCTGAGGGCGACGGACGATCTCGGCGTGGCCCGCCATTCGCTGGTCAGGCTCGGGGACCGCCGGGGCAATACGACGCCGCTCGCCGTCGCGCTGCACCGCCAGCCGTCGCCCGAACATGTCCGGGAAGGGCGGCTGAGCGGACTGCCGGAGATGGAGAACCCGGCAGCCTGGCGCAAAAACTCCGCCGGCGAGCTGACGATCCGGCGGGATGAGACGGATCGTTCGATCGAGTTCCGCACCCGTTTCCCGGTCGGCGTGGACCGCTGGAGCTATCCGGAATTCGTGCTTCCGCCGGGTGTGCTCAAGGATGCGATCGCCGTCGGCTTCGAGGTGAAGGTCACCCCGGCCGATCAGATCCGGCAGATGGTGCTGATGGCGGTCTGCTCCGACACGAAGGAGCACGGTCCCTACATCAGCATCGCCGTTCCGGCGCCGACCGGGGAGTGGGAGTACCGCAGCGTGTTCCTGCCGTCGTATCCGCGCCCGGAGTCGATCCGCATGTTCCGGCTCGGCGTCAATGCGTTCACGCAGGAGGTCAGCGTGAAGATCCGCAACGTCCGGATCTTTCACTCGCGCTGACACCCCGGAATCCCGGAAAAATTTCGGGAAAGATCGTTCCGGCGATTGACACCGGCCCTTTTTCGTGGTATGGTTATCTGTGAAACCGTATAATACGGAATAATAACCAGGGCAGGTTTACGGAAGGGTCTTGCGATGCAGGCGATCATCAAACGGAACGATCCGCTTTACCGGCAGATCGTTTCCTATTTCGAAGAGGAGATTCTGCAGGGCAGGCTGAAACCGGGCGACCGGATTCCGGCGACGACCCGGCTGTCGGAGATTTTCAATGTGAATCCCGATACGGTGCAGCAGAGCCTGAAGCTGCTGGCGGAACGCGGTTTCGTCTCCCGGGCGCCGGGCCGGGGGACGTTCGTCCGCAAGGGGATCAACTCCAGAACGTTCGGCATCATCTTCAAACGGACGGTGCTCACCGATGAGGACGTCAGCTTCTACTCCGGATTCCTGAATGACTTCATTCTGCTCGCGGAGCAGGAGCAGTGGAACTGCCGCCTTTTCATGGTGACCGAGAATCTCTCCCCCGAAGACGCCTCCGGCGAGAAGGGACTGCTCGACCTGAAGAAAGCGATCGCCGACGGGGAAGTCCGCGCGGTGGTCGAATTCTGCACCAACCCCACGGTGCGGGACTATCTGCGGACGGAGTGCCCGGTTCCGGTCTCGCTCTGCGACGTCTCCATGGACAATATTGCCTTTATCCACAAGGGGGTGAATTATCTGGAGGAGCGGGGATATCGAGATATCGCGGTCTTCGCCTACCATCTCGACCGCCCGAACAATTTCGATGAAGGGATCAGCACCTGTCATTCGAAGCTGCCGCTCCGGCGCTTCGACGCCGTCGACGCCAACCACAACGAAGGCTACCGGCTGATGCGGGAGCTCTGCGGGAGCCGTTCCGGGCTGCCGGACGCGCTGCTGATCGCCAACGACCGGCTTTTCATCGGAGCCTGGTATTTTCTGCTGGAGAAGGGAATCCGGGTTCCGGAAGAGCTTGCCGTGCTGACCCACGCGAACCGGGGGCGGCTCCCGATGTCCCATATTCCGCTGACCCGGCTGGAAGTGGACCCGCTTGCGCTCACCCGCGAGGTGTTCCGCGAAATCGCCGGCAAGATCACCGGCGACGCCTACACGGCCCGGCCGGTGACGCCGGAGCTGATCGTCGGCAGAAGCTGCGGAGAGGCGGAATGAACGCGGGAAATCTGTTTTTACTGATCATCGGCATCATGTTTTCCGCCGGGTGCGTCAGCCCCGGCGCCAGACCGGAGGAACATTCGAACATGCGGAAATTTTTTCAGAAGCTCAAATGCGGCGAAGAGGCGACCGTCGCTTATTTCGGCGGCTCGATCACCTGGGGAGCCACGGCGACCGACCCGTTGAAAACCTCCTGGCGGGCGCTGCTTGCGAAGCGGTTGCAGCGGGAGTTTCCGGCGGCCCGCCTCGTTCCCGTCGACGCGGCGATCGGCGGCAAAGGGTCCGATCTCGGCGTATTCCGCATGGACCGCGACGTGCTCCCTTTTCGGCCGGACCTGACTTTCGTGGAGTTTGCGGTCAACGATGCGCAGAATCCGGAACGGCTGGAGTGCATGGAGGGGATTCTGCGGAAGCTTCACACCGGCCGGCCGGATATGGCGATCGTGCTGGTCATCACCGGTTACGGCGCGGAGTCGTTCGAGAGTCCGCGTGAGGAGGATTACCGGAGCCTCGCCGCGTATTACGGAATTCCGGCAATCAGCGTCGTTCCCGAAGTGCGTCGCCGGATCGCGGCGGGAGAGTTCTCCTGCCGCGACATCCTGACCGACGGCACTCATCCGAACGACCGCGGCTATGCCCTTTACTGCGACATCATTTTCGAGCAGCTGATGAATTGCGGCGACTCCGGGCCGTGGCCGGAAAAGCCGCTGACCGCCAACCGGTTCGAGTCGGCCCGGATGATCGAACTCGCTTCGCTGCTGCCCCCCGCCGCATCCGCGGCGGCATGGAGGCGGGAGCTGCCGTCGGTGACCGGCGTCTGGTTCGATCACCAGCCGTCGCGCTGGCTTCCGAGCGTCATCGTTCCGGAGCGGGAAACGGCCTCCCTCTCTCTGGAAACCGCGTGTTCCGGCGCCGGCGTCTATTACGAGACGGTTCCGGGCGGAGACCGGTTCGAGCTTCTGGCCGACGGGGTGAGCATATTTGCCGCCGACACGAAATTCCCCTGGCCGTATCCGGGGCTCGGGAACCGTTTTCAGCTGCTGCCCGTTGCGGGAAAGCATACGATTACAGTGAAAGCGCACGGCCCGAACCTGCGGCTGGGCTGTCTGCTGCTGACCGGACCGTAAACCGGCTTGAATGACAGAGAATGGTGGGAAAAATGAAAAAGACGATTGAGGTCGCTGCCGCCGTGATCCGGCGGGACGGCAGGGTGCTGCTTTCGACGCGTCCGGAGGACAAGCCGCCGGCCGGCCGCGAATTCCCGGGCGGCAAGCTCGAGCCCGGCGAGACGCTGAAGCAGGCCGCCGAGCGGGAGCTGCGGGAGGAGCTCGGCGTCGGCGTCGTGGCGCTCGACGAGCTGTTCCGGATCACGCATGAGACGGAACACGCCGTGATCCGTCTCCGGTTCATCCGCACGGTTCTGCCGGAGGGGGAGGCGGTGACGCCGCTGGAGGGACAGAGTTTCGGCTGGTTCGATTTGAAGGAGCCGATGCCTCCGGATCTGCTTGCGCCGGACCGTCCGGTCTGGGAGTTTCTCGCTGAATGACGGGGTTTCCGCATTTTTTTCGGTCTGCGGTACAATTTTTACGTGCGGCATTGCGTTATATGGATAAGACAAGGGCCAATACAGCATGAAAGAGAGAGAGTTCGATGCCGGCGACGGCGAATTGATCGCCGCATTCGTCCGAGGCGACGAGAAGGCGTTCGAGCAGCTCTACGGCAGGTACAAGCGGCAGCTGTACGGTTTTTTGAACAATCTGATCACGGACAATCCGGCGGAAGTCGATGAAGTGTTTGAAGAGACCTGGCTGCGGGTGCTCGACAAGCTGCCGGGCTACCGCGACGAAGGCAGGTTCAGCGCCTGGCTGTTCCGCATCGGCCGGAATATCTTTATCGACCGGCTGCGGAAAAACCGGAATGCGTTTGCCGCGCTGAACCTCGACGCCGAGGAGGCGCCGGCGCTGCCGGGCCCGGCTTCGCTGGAGCCGGACCAGGAACTTGAGCTCGGTGAAGTCGGCAGCGTAATCGCCGAAGCCGTCGGGAAACTGCCGGTCGAACAGCGCGAGGTGTTCCTGCTGCGGCAGCAGGAGCTCGCATTCAAGGAGATCGCGGAGATACAGGGCTGCTCGATCAACACCGTTCTCGGACGGATGCAGTACGCGATGAAAAGTTTAAGACGGTTGATCCTGGAAATCGACCGGGGAGGGATAGTGACATGAAAAATCGGTTTGAAACACTGAGGGCGCGCGAAGTGCCCGAGGCGCTGGACCGCAGAATCATGGCGGCCGCGGCGCAAAGGGCCGGGGCCATCCGGTTCCGGCGTACGCTGGTCCGCTGCTTCCTGAGTACCGGCGCCGCGGCTGCGGCGCTTCTGGTCGCCGGAACGGTTTTCCTGCTGCCCGAAGCGAACCGCGAAACTCCGGCCGTGCCGACCAAGTCGGTGAAGAGCGAGCTGATGGCCTTGAACGACTGGTCGGCTCTCGAACAGGAGTCGTACAACTTGAGCTTTGAACTTTATTCGGGGCGGCAGTCGGTGGCGGAGCTTGCGAATGTCAGGATTCAGGAGGGATATTGAGATGAGCATGAAATATCTGTTGGCCGGTCTGGCCGCCTTCGCTTTCTGTGCCGGGCTTTATGCCGGTCCGCCGGCGGGAGGTCCGCCGCCGCCTCCGCCGGACGGGGTTGACGGGCCTCCGCCCCCGCCTTCGCGGGAGCAGCGCGGCTTCGGGCCCGCGGTCTGGCGCGCCTTCTCCCGGCTGACCGAGGAGCAGCGGCAGGAGCTGCTGAAGCTTCAGGTCTCCGACGCGGAACAGTTCCGCACGAAAATGCGGGAGCTCGGCGAAGCGCTGCGGAAAGAGGAGAAGGCGGGTTTTGAAGCGCTGCTGAAGCTGGCCGAGAAGTGCCGCGCCGCCACCGATGAAAAGGAGAAGGCCGCGCTGAAACAGGAGATCGTCGGCCGCATCCGCACGCACTATATGGAGCGCCTTGAAGACAACAAGCGGCAGCTCGAAGAGATGAAACGCCGCACGGCGCGTCTCGAGGAGGAGCTTCGCAAGCGCGAGGCCAACGCCGAAGAGGTGATCAAGGCGCGGGCCGAAGGACTGATCAGAGGCGAGCGGCCGGAGCCGGGCAAGCGCCCGCCGAAAGCAGGAAAGTAGCATTCGCCGCCCTTTCCCCGGAAGCTCCCGCCGTCCTTTGATATGCCGCGGGATCCGGAGGATGACGAAGTCCCCCCCTTCCGAATCCTCCGTCGTGTTTCACTTGCCCGTATGCCGGAACAGATGTTCCTTGTGCAGTCTGCGGATGTCCGCCCGGGTCTGTTCGCTGAGATTGTAGTGCTGTTCCCGTTCGTCATACCGGAAATGGCCGAGTTCCTTGAAGTGGTACGATTCCCATCTGCCGACCGAAGGACAGTCGAATTGTGTCGGAACCGGGATTCCCAACTGCATTTTTTCTTTCAGGCGGTCAAAATGCCGTTCATACACTCCGCGCGGCAGCACGTTCTGTTCCATGCAGACTTTTGCCGCCATGGCGGCGACTTCGCCGAGACATCCGAGTGTCCGCATGACGCGGGCTGACGAGAACGCCACGTGCGAGAGGCTGATCAGGCGTCCGCCGAGAAACAGGTTCTTCACGTCGCGTGCATAAAGACAACGATACGGAACTCCGCAACAGGATGGTATGCCGCGGTGATAGGCGCAGGAACGGAACGGTTCGCGGAACCGTTCCCGGTTCTCCGGTTCGGGGTAGTGCAGGTCGATCGACCATGAAATCGACGCCGTTCCGTCGGGGTGGCGGATTTCTTGTTCGATATCGTTCTGCGTCATGATATAGTCGCCGATGAAACGGCGGCTTTCCCGTTTGCCGCCGCATTTTGAGATCCAGTCGATCCGGCGGTTCGCCCATTCCTCCTTCCGTTTCGAATGGTTCTTCAGGAAGGACCAGTTGGCGAACGTGGTCATCAGAGAATAGTCGCGGATGTATTCGATCTCTTCGACCTGGTTGCGGTATTGCCCGGTTTCGGTTTCCCAGTCGCCGCCGGTCAGATAGTAACAGTTCTCCTCGCTGAATTCGATTCCCCA contains the following coding sequences:
- a CDS encoding substrate-binding domain-containing protein; the encoded protein is MQAIIKRNDPLYRQIVSYFEEEILQGRLKPGDRIPATTRLSEIFNVNPDTVQQSLKLLAERGFVSRAPGRGTFVRKGINSRTFGIIFKRTVLTDEDVSFYSGFLNDFILLAEQEQWNCRLFMVTENLSPEDASGEKGLLDLKKAIADGEVRAVVEFCTNPTVRDYLRTECPVPVSLCDVSMDNIAFIHKGVNYLEERGYRDIAVFAYHLDRPNNFDEGISTCHSKLPLRRFDAVDANHNEGYRLMRELCGSRSGLPDALLIANDRLFIGAWYFLLEKGIRVPEELAVLTHANRGRLPMSHIPLTRLEVDPLALTREVFREIAGKITGDAYTARPVTPELIVGRSCGEAE
- a CDS encoding SGNH/GDSL hydrolase family protein; protein product: MNAGNLFLLIIGIMFSAGCVSPGARPEEHSNMRKFFQKLKCGEEATVAYFGGSITWGATATDPLKTSWRALLAKRLQREFPAARLVPVDAAIGGKGSDLGVFRMDRDVLPFRPDLTFVEFAVNDAQNPERLECMEGILRKLHTGRPDMAIVLVITGYGAESFESPREEDYRSLAAYYGIPAISVVPEVRRRIAAGEFSCRDILTDGTHPNDRGYALYCDIIFEQLMNCGDSGPWPEKPLTANRFESARMIELASLLPPAASAAAWRRELPSVTGVWFDHQPSRWLPSVIVPERETASLSLETACSGAGVYYETVPGGDRFELLADGVSIFAADTKFPWPYPGLGNRFQLLPVAGKHTITVKAHGPNLRLGCLLLTGP
- a CDS encoding (deoxy)nucleoside triphosphate pyrophosphohydrolase, whose protein sequence is MKKTIEVAAAVIRRDGRVLLSTRPEDKPPAGREFPGGKLEPGETLKQAAERELREELGVGVVALDELFRITHETEHAVIRLRFIRTVLPEGEAVTPLEGQSFGWFDLKEPMPPDLLAPDRPVWEFLAE
- a CDS encoding sigma-70 family RNA polymerase sigma factor, with protein sequence MKEREFDAGDGELIAAFVRGDEKAFEQLYGRYKRQLYGFLNNLITDNPAEVDEVFEETWLRVLDKLPGYRDEGRFSAWLFRIGRNIFIDRLRKNRNAFAALNLDAEEAPALPGPASLEPDQELELGEVGSVIAEAVGKLPVEQREVFLLRQQELAFKEIAEIQGCSINTVLGRMQYAMKSLRRLILEIDRGGIVT